The Collimonas sp. PA-H2 genome includes a window with the following:
- a CDS encoding TVP38/TMEM64 family protein — translation MRHYKRLLIVVLFLAALLALFQFSGLRENFNLAFLHQQIVDNKVSGLLIFVLLFCLGNLIQIPGWIFLAAAVLALGKFAGGLATYIAAVISCAFTFLTIRFIGGDAMRELKNRYALQILDGLDAHPIKSIALLRVLFQTVPALNYALALSGVKFYKYLIGTMLGLPLPIMLYCIFFNYIGKLLHVY, via the coding sequence ATGCGTCACTACAAACGACTGTTGATCGTTGTTCTGTTTCTGGCTGCGTTGCTCGCCTTATTTCAATTTTCGGGGCTTAGGGAAAATTTCAATTTGGCGTTTCTTCATCAACAGATCGTCGACAATAAAGTCAGCGGTTTGCTGATCTTTGTTCTACTGTTTTGCCTGGGTAATCTGATTCAAATACCCGGCTGGATATTTCTCGCGGCGGCTGTACTGGCCTTGGGAAAGTTCGCGGGTGGTCTGGCGACCTATATCGCGGCTGTCATCTCCTGTGCATTTACTTTTTTGACAATACGCTTCATCGGCGGCGATGCCATGCGAGAATTGAAAAACCGTTATGCCTTGCAAATCCTCGATGGCCTGGATGCGCACCCCATTAAAAGCATCGCATTGTTAAGAGTATTGTTTCAGACCGTTCCTGCCCTGAATTACGCGCTGGCTTTGTCCGGCGTGAAGTTTTATAAATACCTGATTGGCACCATGCTCGGTTTGCCATTGCCGATCATGTTGTATTGCATATTTTTTAATTATATTGGCAAGTTGCTGCATGTGTATTGA
- the katG gene encoding catalase/peroxidase HPI, whose product MSTEAKCPFHHAGGGTTNKDWWPNQLRVDLLNQHSNKSNPLGEKFDYAEEFKKLDYNALKADLIKLMTDSQSWWPADFGHYGPQFIRMAWHSAGTYRTLDGRGGGGRGQQRFAPLNSWPDNVNIDKSRRLLWPIKQKYGQKISWADLFILTGNVALESMGFRTFGFAGGREDVWEPDLDVNWGAETTWLGTDKRFHGDRELDNNLAATHMGLIYVNPEGPNASGDYMAAAKDIRATFSRMAMDDEEIVALIAGGHTFGKAHGAAPESHKGPEPEGAGIEAQGLGWNSNFGSGHGKDAVSSGLEVTWTKTPALWSNNFFENLFKYDWELTHSPAGAKQWVAKDAEDIIPDAHVQGKFHKPTMLTTDLTLRFDPEFGKISKRFHDDPQAFAEAFARAWFKLTHRDMGPKARYLGPEVPKEDLIWQDPLPAATHQPSPADIADIKAKIAASGLSVAELVSVAWASASTFRGGDKRGGANGARLALAPQKDWEVNATAVSVLPKLVDIQKASGKASLADVIVLAGGVGVEQAAKAGGISIEVPFAPGRTDAKQEQTDVEAFAVLEPLADGFRNYNKGKSSAATEALLLDRAQLLTLTAPELTTLIGGLRVLGANFDGSKHGVFTDKVGVLSNDFFVNLLDMDLEWKAVDSEAELFEGRDRKTGAVKYTGTRNDLIFGSNSVLRAYAEVYAVVDAKEKFAKDFVAAWVKVMNADRFDLA is encoded by the coding sequence ATGTCAACTGAAGCCAAATGTCCTTTCCACCACGCCGGCGGCGGCACAACGAACAAAGACTGGTGGCCTAACCAGCTGCGCGTTGATTTGCTGAACCAGCATTCCAACAAGTCCAACCCGCTGGGCGAGAAGTTTGACTACGCTGAAGAGTTCAAGAAACTTGACTACAATGCGCTCAAGGCAGACCTGATCAAACTCATGACCGACAGCCAGAGCTGGTGGCCGGCCGATTTTGGTCACTATGGTCCGCAGTTCATCCGCATGGCCTGGCATTCGGCCGGTACCTATCGCACCCTCGACGGTCGAGGCGGCGGTGGTCGTGGACAACAGCGTTTCGCACCGCTCAATTCGTGGCCGGACAACGTCAATATTGATAAATCGCGCCGCCTGCTGTGGCCGATCAAGCAAAAATATGGCCAGAAAATCTCCTGGGCCGACCTTTTCATCCTGACCGGTAATGTGGCGCTGGAGTCCATGGGCTTCCGTACCTTTGGCTTTGCCGGCGGCCGTGAAGACGTGTGGGAACCGGACCTGGACGTGAACTGGGGCGCCGAGACCACATGGCTGGGGACCGACAAACGTTTCCATGGTGACCGCGAACTGGACAACAACCTTGCTGCCACCCACATGGGCCTGATCTACGTGAACCCGGAAGGCCCGAACGCCAGCGGCGACTACATGGCTGCGGCCAAGGACATCCGCGCCACTTTCAGCCGCATGGCCATGGACGATGAGGAAATTGTCGCCTTGATCGCAGGTGGACACACCTTCGGCAAAGCGCATGGCGCCGCGCCCGAATCGCACAAGGGCCCCGAACCAGAAGGCGCGGGCATCGAAGCCCAGGGCCTGGGCTGGAACAGCAACTTTGGCAGCGGCCACGGCAAAGACGCCGTGTCCAGTGGCCTGGAAGTGACCTGGACCAAAACTCCGGCATTGTGGAGCAACAACTTCTTCGAAAACCTGTTCAAGTACGACTGGGAGCTCACTCATTCGCCGGCTGGCGCCAAACAGTGGGTGGCCAAGGATGCCGAGGACATCATTCCCGACGCGCATGTGCAAGGCAAGTTCCACAAGCCCACCATGCTGACCACCGACCTGACCCTGCGCTTCGACCCGGAGTTCGGCAAGATATCCAAGCGCTTCCATGACGACCCGCAAGCCTTTGCAGAAGCTTTTGCCCGCGCCTGGTTCAAGCTGACCCACCGTGACATGGGCCCAAAGGCACGTTACCTCGGCCCCGAAGTGCCGAAGGAAGATTTGATCTGGCAAGACCCATTGCCGGCTGCGACGCACCAGCCATCACCGGCCGACATTGCCGATATCAAGGCCAAAATCGCAGCCTCTGGTCTATCGGTAGCCGAGCTGGTGTCGGTGGCCTGGGCTTCCGCCTCCACCTTCCGTGGCGGTGACAAACGCGGCGGCGCCAATGGCGCACGCCTGGCTCTGGCCCCTCAGAAGGACTGGGAAGTCAACGCGACGGCAGTGAGTGTTTTGCCAAAGCTGGTCGACATTCAGAAGGCTTCGGGCAAAGCCTCGCTGGCTGACGTGATTGTGCTCGCCGGCGGCGTTGGTGTTGAACAGGCGGCCAAGGCGGGCGGGATCTCGATCGAGGTGCCCTTCGCACCGGGCCGCACCGACGCCAAGCAGGAACAGACGGATGTCGAGGCCTTTGCCGTGCTGGAGCCGCTCGCCGACGGTTTCCGCAACTACAATAAGGGCAAGTCCAGTGCTGCGACCGAAGCGTTGCTGCTCGACCGGGCCCAGTTGCTGACGCTGACTGCACCGGAGCTCACCACGCTGATCGGTGGGCTGCGGGTACTCGGCGCCAACTTTGATGGTAGCAAGCACGGTGTGTTCACCGACAAGGTCGGCGTACTCAGCAATGACTTCTTCGTCAATCTTCTGGACATGGACCTGGAGTGGAAAGCCGTGGACAGCGAGGCCGAACTGTTCGAAGGACGCGACCGCAAGACCGGCGCGGTCAAATACACAGGCACGCGCAACGATCTGATCTTCGGTTCCAACTCGGTGCTGCGGGCTTATGCCGAGGTCTATGCAGTTGTGGACGCCAAGGAGAAGTTCGCCAAGGACTTCGTCGCGGCTTGGGTCAAGGTCATGAACGCGGACCGCTTCGATCTCGCGTAA
- a CDS encoding lysozyme inhibitor LprI family protein codes for MLYHDAMKSYFLLPVVAVALSALALALTSPFAFAEVECTDRPECWPEGSSMHTGLLLVQQQQAVGKILASKHDELIKLVSSSSTNGITVDGRLLAALKTQQVAWLKYRDEECELIGSLTGAGGTWPSTYANKCDVNHSEQRLRRVRSAIRCIEKIPLEKRVFEQNSCLQQLAPLTNK; via the coding sequence ATGTTGTACCATGACGCCATGAAATCTTATTTTCTTTTGCCCGTCGTCGCAGTTGCGCTCTCCGCTCTTGCGCTGGCATTGACATCACCTTTTGCGTTCGCCGAAGTCGAATGCACGGATCGTCCTGAGTGCTGGCCGGAGGGAAGCTCAATGCATACAGGGCTTCTACTCGTTCAGCAACAGCAGGCTGTTGGGAAAATTTTGGCTAGCAAGCACGACGAGCTAATTAAGCTTGTTTCTTCTTCATCGACCAATGGAATCACAGTAGATGGAAGGCTTTTGGCCGCACTCAAAACTCAGCAAGTCGCCTGGCTAAAGTACCGGGACGAAGAGTGTGAATTAATTGGTTCTCTAACTGGCGCCGGTGGCACATGGCCCTCGACCTATGCCAACAAATGCGACGTCAACCATTCCGAGCAACGTCTTCGCCGAGTCCGCTCAGCCATTCGTTGCATCGAGAAAATTCCTTTGGAAAAGCGGGTATTCGAACAAAACAGTTGCTTACAGCAGCTTGCTCCGCTTACGAATAAATAG
- a CDS encoding RidA family protein: MTIQRLHVGKRLSEVAIHNGTVYLAGQLAEDTTQNIEGQTRETLGHIDRLLAEAGSDKHHILSCQIYLADVKDFDGMNLVWDEWVAAGNAPPRATVEAKLARPEILIEIIVVAAQK, from the coding sequence ATGACTATCCAGCGCCTGCATGTCGGCAAGAGACTTTCGGAAGTCGCCATCCATAACGGTACCGTGTACCTGGCCGGGCAACTGGCTGAAGACACCACCCAGAACATCGAAGGCCAGACGCGCGAGACGCTCGGCCATATCGACCGCCTGCTGGCCGAAGCCGGCAGCGACAAGCATCACATCCTGTCCTGCCAGATCTACTTGGCCGACGTCAAGGATTTCGATGGCATGAACCTGGTCTGGGATGAGTGGGTCGCCGCCGGCAATGCGCCGCCGCGGGCCACGGTAGAAGCTAAACTCGCGCGTCCTGAAATCCTGATAGAAATTATCGTGGTCGCCGCGCAAAAATAA
- a CDS encoding VOC family protein codes for MVSKNTICLWFDGAALDAAKFYSETFPDSAVGAVHRAPGDYPAGKEGDVLTVEFTVMGIPCLGLNGGSGIKHSEAFSFQVATDDQAETDRLWNAIVGNGGQESMCGWCKDKWGLSWQITPRVLTAAFVDPDRAAAKRAFDAMMTMKKIDVAAIEAAWHG; via the coding sequence ATGGTCAGCAAAAACACGATTTGTCTCTGGTTCGACGGCGCCGCGCTGGACGCCGCCAAGTTCTACTCCGAGACGTTTCCGGACAGCGCGGTTGGAGCAGTCCATCGCGCACCTGGCGACTATCCCGCGGGTAAGGAGGGCGATGTCCTGACGGTCGAATTTACTGTGATGGGCATTCCTTGTCTCGGTCTGAACGGAGGATCGGGAATCAAGCACAGCGAGGCTTTCTCGTTCCAGGTCGCGACCGACGACCAGGCCGAAACGGACCGCTTGTGGAATGCGATTGTCGGAAACGGCGGCCAGGAAAGCATGTGCGGCTGGTGCAAGGACAAATGGGGATTGTCGTGGCAGATCACGCCACGCGTCCTCACAGCTGCGTTCGTCGACCCTGATCGTGCTGCGGCCAAACGTGCCTTCGATGCCATGATGACGATGAAAAAAATTGACGTCGCTGCGATTGAAGCGGCTTGGCACGGTTAA
- a CDS encoding bifunctional (p)ppGpp synthetase/guanosine-3',5'-bis(diphosphate) 3'-pyrophosphohydrolase: MVSLTATQRATQIQLCTAGLSAADSARVLDALAFVEPLYADNVITTGQSTLDFSQGVASILALLDTDVETRIAALLFELPLLDASYADTIEQRFGKEISDLVSGIRQLMRLHGFTFGLPQEVMRGKNAAQQAASQVETLRKMLLAMATDMRVVLVRLASRVTALRYFSEQKMENERTSQYARETLDLYAPLANRLGIWQLKWELEDLSFRFIDPVTYKRIAKMLEERRIEREGFVDAAITRLRSELAAADIKAEVSGRPKHIFSIWNKMQGKDLDFSELYDVRAFRVIVDDVKTCYTVLGIVHNIWVPIPKEFDDYISRPKQNGYQSLHTVVLADDDRALEVQIRTNEMHHFAEYGVAAHWRYKESGSSNFSAQKYDEKIAWLRQLLAWKSEVVDAVVEHEDSRREWLEKLKQATLNDHIYVLTPQARVIELPSGATPIDFAYYLHTDVGHRCRGARVDGSMVPLNTPLKNGQTVEIITAKNAPGGSGPSRDWLTPGYAASARTRSKVRAWFNAIEQQETLATGRSLLDKTLQREGKTAVNLEELARKLEFAKLEDLLLALGKDEFSLRHVEQALHDDHGIKSLEHSTEFEEAAITRKSRASSVVHGGKSGVLVVGTDGLMTQLAKCCKPAPPDPVVGFITRGKGVSIHRENCKNFAEMRIKAPERVIQTTWGAQEAETVYPVDIFVLASDRQGLLRDISEVFLREKINVIGVSTQSAKAHARMAFTAEIASTAQLQKALTVIREVKGVLEAKRQ; encoded by the coding sequence ATGGTTTCGCTCACTGCAACACAACGCGCTACGCAAATCCAGCTGTGCACCGCCGGCCTGAGTGCGGCGGATAGCGCGCGCGTGCTGGACGCGCTGGCGTTCGTCGAACCGCTGTACGCCGATAATGTCATCACTACCGGTCAGAGCACGCTCGATTTTTCGCAAGGCGTGGCCAGCATCCTGGCCTTGCTCGATACCGATGTCGAAACCCGCATCGCCGCCTTGCTGTTCGAGCTGCCCTTGCTGGACGCCAGCTATGCCGACACCATCGAGCAGCGCTTCGGCAAGGAAATTTCCGACCTGGTCAGCGGCATCCGTCAGCTGATGCGCCTGCACGGCTTTACCTTCGGCTTGCCGCAGGAAGTCATGCGCGGCAAGAACGCCGCGCAGCAGGCCGCCAGCCAGGTGGAAACCTTGCGCAAGATGCTGCTGGCGATGGCCACCGATATGCGGGTGGTGCTGGTGCGGCTGGCTTCGCGCGTCACCGCGCTGCGCTATTTTTCCGAACAAAAAATGGAAAACGAGCGCACCAGCCAGTATGCGCGCGAGACGCTGGACCTGTATGCGCCGCTGGCCAACCGCCTCGGCATCTGGCAGCTCAAGTGGGAGCTGGAAGACCTGTCGTTCCGCTTCATCGATCCGGTTACTTACAAGCGCATCGCCAAGATGCTGGAAGAGCGCCGCATCGAGCGCGAAGGCTTTGTCGATGCCGCTATCACGCGTTTGCGCAGCGAGCTGGCGGCGGCCGACATCAAGGCCGAAGTCTCGGGACGGCCCAAGCATATCTTCAGCATCTGGAACAAGATGCAAGGCAAGGACCTGGATTTTTCCGAACTCTACGACGTCCGCGCTTTCCGCGTGATCGTCGACGACGTCAAGACTTGCTACACAGTGCTGGGCATCGTGCACAATATCTGGGTGCCGATCCCGAAAGAGTTCGACGACTACATCTCGCGTCCGAAGCAGAACGGCTATCAGTCGCTGCATACGGTGGTGCTGGCCGATGACGATCGCGCCCTCGAAGTGCAGATACGCACCAATGAAATGCACCATTTCGCCGAATACGGGGTGGCGGCGCACTGGCGTTACAAGGAATCTGGCAGCTCCAATTTCTCGGCGCAGAAATACGACGAGAAAATCGCCTGGCTGCGTCAGCTGCTGGCCTGGAAAAGCGAAGTGGTGGATGCGGTGGTGGAGCATGAGGACAGCCGCCGCGAGTGGCTGGAAAAACTCAAGCAGGCTACCCTCAACGACCACATCTACGTGCTGACGCCGCAAGCGCGCGTGATCGAACTGCCGAGCGGCGCCACGCCTATCGATTTCGCCTATTACCTGCACACCGACGTCGGCCACCGCTGCCGCGGCGCGCGGGTGGACGGCAGCATGGTGCCGCTGAACACGCCGTTGAAGAATGGCCAGACGGTGGAAATCATCACCGCCAAGAACGCTCCCGGCGGCTCCGGTCCCTCGCGCGACTGGCTGACGCCGGGCTACGCCGCCAGCGCCCGTACCCGTTCCAAGGTGCGCGCCTGGTTCAACGCCATCGAACAGCAGGAGACCCTGGCCACCGGCCGCAGCCTGCTGGACAAGACCCTGCAGCGCGAGGGCAAGACCGCGGTCAACCTGGAAGAGCTGGCGCGCAAGCTGGAATTCGCCAAGCTGGAAGATTTGCTGCTGGCGTTAGGCAAGGATGAGTTCAGCCTGCGCCACGTCGAACAGGCGCTGCACGACGACCACGGCATCAAATCGCTCGAACACAGCACCGAATTCGAGGAAGCCGCGATAACCCGTAAGAGCCGCGCCTCCAGCGTGGTGCACGGCGGGAAGTCAGGCGTACTGGTGGTCGGCACCGACGGCCTGATGACGCAGCTGGCCAAGTGCTGCAAGCCGGCGCCGCCCGATCCCGTGGTCGGCTTCATCACGCGTGGGAAGGGCGTCTCTATCCATCGCGAAAACTGCAAGAACTTCGCCGAGATGCGCATCAAGGCGCCGGAGCGGGTGATCCAGACCACCTGGGGCGCACAGGAAGCGGAAACCGTCTACCCGGTGGACATCTTCGTGCTGGCAAGCGACCGCCAGGGCCTGCTGCGGGATATCTCGGAAGTGTTCCTGCGCGAGAAAATCAACGTCATCGGCGTCAGCACGCAAAGTGCGAAGGCCCATGCGCGGATGGCGTTCACCGCCGAAATCGCCTCTACCGCCCAGCTGCAGAAGGCGCTGACGGTGATACGCGAGGTGAAAGGGGTGCTGGAAGCCAAGCGCCAATAA
- a CDS encoding alpha/beta fold hydrolase, whose protein sequence is MTIAAHKSVQCISPAGLHKMAYQEWGDPHNPNVLLCLHGVTRVSDDFDQLARALCDTYRVVCPDVVGRGRSGWLRDPQYYVLPQYLNDVVTLLARLNAETVDLVGTSMGGLIGIGLASLPDNPLRKLVLNDVGPTLNADAMGRIGEYIGADMRFPTFDEAAAYVRAISASFGPHTDAEWRKLAADVLHQNAGGEWTRHYDLKLAEPFKSTTPEIFKLSETLLWNAYKAISCPTLLLRGAQSDLLSPETARLMTECGPKAKLVELAGVGHAPTLLHTDQIEIVSDFLLG, encoded by the coding sequence ATGACCATCGCCGCGCACAAGTCTGTTCAATGCATTTCTCCCGCCGGCTTGCACAAAATGGCCTACCAGGAGTGGGGCGATCCGCATAATCCGAATGTATTGCTGTGCCTGCACGGCGTCACCCGCGTCTCGGACGATTTCGACCAGCTGGCGCGCGCGCTATGCGATACCTACCGGGTGGTCTGTCCGGACGTGGTGGGGCGCGGCCGTTCCGGCTGGCTGCGCGATCCGCAATACTATGTGCTGCCGCAATACCTGAACGACGTGGTCACCTTGCTGGCCCGGCTCAACGCCGAAACCGTCGACCTGGTCGGCACCTCGATGGGCGGCCTGATCGGCATCGGTCTGGCCTCGCTGCCGGACAATCCCTTGCGCAAGCTGGTCTTGAACGATGTCGGCCCGACCCTGAATGCGGATGCGATGGGGCGCATCGGCGAATACATCGGCGCCGATATGCGCTTTCCCACGTTTGACGAAGCGGCCGCCTACGTGCGCGCCATCTCGGCATCGTTCGGCCCGCACACCGACGCCGAATGGCGCAAGCTGGCGGCGGACGTGCTGCATCAGAATGCCGGCGGCGAGTGGACCCGCCACTACGATTTGAAACTGGCAGAGCCTTTCAAGTCGACCACGCCGGAAATCTTCAAGCTGTCGGAAACGCTGCTGTGGAACGCCTACAAGGCGATCAGCTGCCCGACCTTGCTGCTGCGCGGCGCCCAGTCGGACCTGCTGTCGCCGGAGACGGCGCGGCTGATGACGGAGTGTGGCCCCAAGGCCAAGCTGGTGGAGCTGGCCGGGGTCGGCCATGCGCCTACCTTGCTGCATACCGATCAGATTGAAATTGTCAGCGATTTTCTGCTCGGCTGA
- a CDS encoding GDCCVxC domain-containing (seleno)protein: MNAIVLESVLTCPQCDFAKLETMPADACQFYYECSNCKALLRPNPGDCCVFCSFGSVKCPSIQAQRGRCK, translated from the coding sequence CTGAACGCCATCGTCCTTGAATCCGTCCTGACTTGCCCGCAATGCGACTTTGCCAAGCTGGAGACCATGCCTGCCGACGCTTGCCAGTTCTATTACGAGTGCAGTAACTGCAAGGCGCTGCTGCGGCCTAATCCGGGCGATTGCTGTGTGTTTTGTTCCTTCGGCTCGGTAAAATGTCCGTCGATTCAAGCGCAGCGCGGGCGCTGCAAATAG
- a CDS encoding transglycosylase domain-containing protein, producing the protein MLRKRPRFVKLVILLAILLLIAVMMYFIADELRTSRLQASYLARLGHELNFHVEPGPSRSILFPNAGPYDQRLGYTQLQTYQERLDELEYAVTEQARLSPRMGELIKRGLYAPYPEKDQAGLTILDCNGLPIYAPVFPERIYSSFAAIPPLLTSSLLYIENRTLLDAGQPQRNPAVEWGRFSHAIWDRAVHLFRANSESPGGSTLATQIEKYRHSPDGRTGSATEKLRQMISASVRAYLYGEDTTEVRHQLVTHYVNTVPLGARAGFGEINGVGDGLWAWYGRDFKQVNLLLADHSQAPLPMRALAYKEVLSLLISQRGPSYYQAHIDELETLTDSHLRLLANAGVITPTLRDAALAQSLKPHGKDARPSWRPAERKGVNAVRGNLASLLSVPRMYDLDRLDLVVDSALDSQLQQEVTAELYKLRDPANAKTAGLIEPQLLQQGDPRGVTYSFTLFERTLGGNRVRVQTDNFDQPLDINKGIKLDLGSTAKLRTLITYLEIVTDLHRRYAALDRQELKKISVALQDPIRRWALDYLAQTPDHSLTAMLAASLERKYSGNPGEWFSTGGGMQHFENFEKFENGQNFTVREGFRHSVNLVFVRLMRDIVHFYMYQVPGSSAQLLENIDTPDRKGYLQRFADTEGRTFISHFYSKYRNKSVGDQERILIQGIHPTLKRLAMIFRTIAPQDSPAQFTKFANTYLPAVGLNDEMLSKLYDESAPQRFDLSDRGYLAGVHPLELWVVGYLRKYPDATLTQAFAASAGERQEVYKWLFKTRHKNAQDKRIKQLLEVEGFQEIHKAWTRLGYPFESLVPSYGTAIGASADRPDALAELMGIIENHGLRLPTVRIERLQFGNGTPYETTFARTASNGERVLTPEIPLLLRPVLAEVVQMGTAKRLAGAFKSANGTQITVGGKTGTGDNRYKTFAKGGGLISERVVSRSGVLVFYIGDRYFGTVMAYVAGPKAGEYKFTSALTVQILKVLAPTLMHGLGYSEVGRQPHECAGS; encoded by the coding sequence ATGCTGAGAAAACGTCCACGTTTTGTGAAGCTCGTTATTCTCCTCGCGATCTTGCTATTGATCGCGGTGATGATGTATTTCATCGCCGACGAGCTACGCACCTCGAGGCTACAAGCCAGCTATCTGGCACGCCTCGGGCATGAGCTTAATTTTCATGTGGAACCTGGCCCGAGCCGGTCGATCCTGTTCCCGAACGCGGGTCCCTATGATCAACGTTTGGGCTACACCCAATTGCAGACCTACCAGGAACGACTGGATGAGCTTGAATATGCCGTGACTGAACAAGCTCGCCTGTCGCCACGAATGGGCGAACTGATCAAGCGCGGTTTGTACGCTCCCTATCCGGAAAAGGATCAGGCCGGCCTGACAATTTTAGACTGCAACGGACTACCTATTTATGCTCCAGTCTTCCCGGAACGGATCTACTCAAGTTTTGCCGCCATCCCGCCCTTGCTAACCAGTTCTCTCCTGTATATTGAAAACCGTACCCTGCTGGATGCCGGCCAGCCGCAGCGTAACCCTGCTGTCGAATGGGGACGCTTTTCTCATGCAATATGGGATCGCGCCGTGCACTTATTCCGCGCCAATTCTGAATCGCCAGGCGGCAGTACATTGGCGACCCAGATCGAGAAATATCGACACTCCCCAGATGGCCGCACGGGTTCCGCCACGGAAAAACTGCGCCAGATGATTTCTGCCTCAGTGCGCGCCTATCTATATGGCGAAGACACAACCGAAGTGCGCCACCAATTGGTGACCCACTATGTGAACACCGTCCCATTAGGAGCGCGTGCCGGCTTCGGCGAAATCAACGGTGTAGGTGACGGTTTGTGGGCATGGTATGGCCGCGATTTCAAACAAGTCAATCTGCTGCTGGCGGATCATTCCCAAGCCCCTCTTCCGATGCGCGCGCTAGCCTACAAGGAAGTGCTCAGCTTGCTGATTTCGCAGCGCGGCCCCTCCTACTATCAAGCCCACATCGATGAACTGGAAACGCTCACCGACTCCCACCTGCGCCTGTTGGCAAATGCGGGAGTGATCACCCCTACGCTGCGCGATGCGGCGTTGGCGCAGTCGCTCAAGCCGCACGGTAAAGACGCCCGGCCATCGTGGCGACCTGCTGAACGCAAAGGGGTCAACGCCGTACGGGGAAATCTGGCATCTCTACTGAGCGTGCCGCGCATGTATGATCTGGATCGCCTGGATCTGGTTGTCGACAGCGCGCTGGACTCTCAGTTACAACAGGAAGTAACTGCTGAGCTGTATAAATTGCGCGACCCGGCGAACGCCAAGACAGCTGGCTTGATCGAACCTCAATTGCTCCAGCAAGGTGATCCGCGCGGCGTGACCTACAGTTTTACGCTGTTCGAACGCACTCTGGGCGGAAATCGTGTGCGCGTGCAGACAGACAATTTCGACCAGCCGCTCGACATCAACAAAGGGATCAAGCTCGATCTCGGCTCTACGGCCAAGCTGCGCACGCTAATCACCTACCTTGAGATCGTCACCGACCTGCATCGCCGTTACGCCGCTCTCGATCGGCAAGAGCTGAAGAAAATAAGCGTGGCGCTGCAGGACCCGATTCGACGCTGGGCGCTCGATTATCTGGCGCAAACACCAGACCATAGCCTGACCGCAATGCTGGCTGCCTCTCTGGAACGCAAGTACTCTGGCAATCCGGGCGAATGGTTCTCCACCGGCGGCGGCATGCAGCATTTCGAAAATTTCGAGAAATTCGAAAATGGCCAGAACTTCACCGTGCGTGAAGGTTTCCGGCACTCGGTTAATCTGGTGTTTGTACGACTGATGCGCGATATCGTACATTTTTACATGTACCAGGTGCCTGGTTCGAGCGCGCAACTGCTGGAGAACATTGATACACCCGACCGCAAAGGATACCTGCAGCGCTTCGCCGATACCGAAGGACGCACATTCATATCGCACTTCTACAGCAAATATCGCAACAAAAGTGTTGGGGACCAGGAACGCATCCTGATCCAGGGCATACATCCAACCCTCAAACGTCTCGCAATGATTTTCAGGACCATAGCGCCGCAAGACAGTCCAGCCCAATTCACTAAATTCGCCAACACCTACCTGCCTGCAGTCGGCCTCAACGACGAGATGCTGAGCAAGCTCTACGATGAATCTGCTCCGCAGCGATTCGACCTCTCTGATCGCGGCTATCTGGCAGGCGTACACCCGCTGGAACTATGGGTGGTCGGCTACCTGCGAAAATATCCCGATGCCACACTCACGCAAGCTTTCGCAGCTAGCGCAGGCGAGCGGCAAGAGGTTTATAAATGGTTGTTCAAGACCCGTCATAAGAATGCGCAGGACAAACGTATAAAGCAATTGCTTGAAGTAGAAGGCTTCCAGGAAATCCACAAAGCGTGGACACGCCTGGGGTATCCGTTCGAATCGCTGGTCCCGTCATATGGCACAGCCATTGGCGCCTCGGCAGATCGCCCGGACGCGCTGGCGGAATTGATGGGAATTATCGAGAATCACGGTTTGCGCCTGCCAACGGTGCGAATTGAGCGCCTGCAGTTCGGCAACGGCACACCGTATGAAACGACATTCGCCCGGACTGCCAGCAATGGCGAACGGGTCTTGACACCAGAAATCCCGTTGCTGCTGCGCCCAGTCCTGGCTGAAGTAGTCCAGATGGGAACAGCCAAGAGGCTGGCTGGGGCCTTCAAATCAGCAAATGGAACACAAATAACGGTAGGTGGGAAGACCGGCACAGGCGACAATCGTTATAAGACTTTCGCCAAGGGCGGCGGGCTGATTTCCGAGCGAGTGGTTAGTCGTTCGGGGGTATTGGTGTTCTACATTGGAGATCGGTATTTTGGCACGGTAATGGCATACGTGGCAGGACCTAAGGCGGGCGAATACAAATTCACCAGCGCCCTGACGGTGCAGATTCTCAAAGTGCTGGCCCCGACGCTGATGCATGGCCTCGGCTATAGCGAGGTCGGTCGCCAGCCGCACGAATGCGCCGGGTCATAG